Proteins co-encoded in one Zootoca vivipara chromosome 3, rZooViv1.1, whole genome shotgun sequence genomic window:
- the C3H2orf50 gene encoding uncharacterized protein C2orf50 homolog isoform X2: protein MTLGVPSNSVILRFSMALQSPFSKKTGLEHQFQPRSSSQSARTLLATTRSSVKQSSKGHGGEEQEALKADQVRQDTVWREFVEAERRATKYWYRNWSFLKDYDPLGKIKEPEQLPEYMSVFSDKIPNTSGHVIGSRMNTDLGKTLVKMDYFLNYGRRKNKLGQELQAS, encoded by the exons atgaccctcggggtcccttccaactctgtgattctacgatTCAGTATGGCTCTTCAAAGTCCTTTTTCTAAGAAAACGGGTTTGGAACATCAGTTTCAACCAAGGAG CAGCAGCCAATCTGCAAGGACTCTACTGGCTACCACACGGAGCTCGGTGAAACAATCGAGCAAAGGCCATGGTGGAGAGGAGCAAGAAGCCCTGAAAGCAGACCAGGTCCGGCAGGACACAGTCTGGAGAGAGTTTGTGGAGGCCGAAAGGAGGGCAACAAAATATTG GTACCGGAACTGGAGTTTTTTAAAGGACTACGACCCATTG GGCAAGATAAAAGAACCTGAGCAGCTTCCTGAATACATGTCAGTTTTCTCAGACAAAATTCCCAACACCAGCGGACATGTTATTGGCAGCAGAATGAACACAGATCTCGGCAAAACACTAGTAAAAATGGATTACTTCCTCAactatggaagaagaaaaaataaacttGGACAGGAACTCCAGGCTTCCTAG
- the C3H2orf50 gene encoding uncharacterized protein C2orf50 homolog isoform X3, whose amino-acid sequence MTLGVPSNSVILRFSMALQSPFSKKTGLEHQFQPRSSQSARTLLATTRSSVKQSSKGHGGEEQEALKADQVRQDTVWREFVEAERRATKYWYRNWSFLKDYDPLGKIKEPEQLPEYMSVFSDKIPNTSGHVIGSRMNTDLGKTLVKMDYFLNYGRRKNKLGQELQAS is encoded by the exons atgaccctcggggtcccttccaactctgtgattctacgatTCAGTATGGCTCTTCAAAGTCCTTTTTCTAAGAAAACGGGTTTGGAACATCAGTTTCAACCAAGGAG CAGCCAATCTGCAAGGACTCTACTGGCTACCACACGGAGCTCGGTGAAACAATCGAGCAAAGGCCATGGTGGAGAGGAGCAAGAAGCCCTGAAAGCAGACCAGGTCCGGCAGGACACAGTCTGGAGAGAGTTTGTGGAGGCCGAAAGGAGGGCAACAAAATATTG GTACCGGAACTGGAGTTTTTTAAAGGACTACGACCCATTG GGCAAGATAAAAGAACCTGAGCAGCTTCCTGAATACATGTCAGTTTTCTCAGACAAAATTCCCAACACCAGCGGACATGTTATTGGCAGCAGAATGAACACAGATCTCGGCAAAACACTAGTAAAAATGGATTACTTCCTCAactatggaagaagaaaaaataaacttGGACAGGAACTCCAGGCTTCCTAG
- the C3H2orf50 gene encoding uncharacterized protein C2orf50 homolog isoform X1, whose translation MGSRAKGLRRTTSAGFRSPATSPADVNLASSSSPSLSSSQSARTLLATTRSSVKQSSKGHGGEEQEALKADQVRQDTVWREFVEAERRATKYWYRNWSFLKDYDPLGKIKEPEQLPEYMSVFSDKIPNTSGHVIGSRMNTDLGKTLVKMDYFLNYGRRKNKLGQELQAS comes from the exons ATGGGGAGCAGAGCAAAGGGACTCAGGAGGACAACCTCGGCAGGCTTCCGGTCACCGGCTACCAGCCCTGCAGATGTGAATTTAGCCTCATCCTCATCTCCTTCGCTCAGCAGCAGCCAATCTGCAAGGACTCTACTGGCTACCACACGGAGCTCGGTGAAACAATCGAGCAAAGGCCATGGTGGAGAGGAGCAAGAAGCCCTGAAAGCAGACCAGGTCCGGCAGGACACAGTCTGGAGAGAGTTTGTGGAGGCCGAAAGGAGGGCAACAAAATATTG GTACCGGAACTGGAGTTTTTTAAAGGACTACGACCCATTG GGCAAGATAAAAGAACCTGAGCAGCTTCCTGAATACATGTCAGTTTTCTCAGACAAAATTCCCAACACCAGCGGACATGTTATTGGCAGCAGAATGAACACAGATCTCGGCAAAACACTAGTAAAAATGGATTACTTCCTCAactatggaagaagaaaaaataaacttGGACAGGAACTCCAGGCTTCCTAG